In the genome of Brachypodium distachyon strain Bd21 chromosome 3, Brachypodium_distachyon_v3.0, whole genome shotgun sequence, the window CGTTCACCGTTCCAGAAGGGTCAAGGTTCAGTCAGTGATCCTCGCTACGTGGATCCCCGCTGGAGGCCAGTCCAACAACAACACTTTGACCAGTCGGGCATGACAAATGAGTATTCTGCTGCTCACCCTGCTAATAATGCCCGTCCAGATTTTGGCCGCCCTGGTGAGCAATATGTGGTGCCCCAAGATGTTAGACTGGAAAATGGTGTTTATGTCAAAGAGCAAACAGGTGGTCACCCTCCCGTGTTCTATACCGAATCACATTCTCATGATAGAGCTTGGCATGCGCATCCCAACCAAAGTCATCAACGGTATGAGGATCCCAGATTGAATCTGCCCGGTAATGGTAGAGTGATGGAGCCATACATTGATAGCAACTCCGCTAATTCTGCATTCACAACTGGCAAAGTATATGAAATGCATTCAGCATCACACAGTCGCTCTAGCCATGAGAGTCCCCACTATTATCACGGCAGTGGTGAGCATATCAATGATGCCTATCATAACCAACAAGTTGTAAGTAGTGGCTCATATGTCCAGACATCAGGTTTCGATGAATCTACAGGTCAGCATTACAGTCATTCTTCAACATATGGTGCGGATTCCTTTTACCAAATGCAACAGAATTTGCCACCGCTTCAATCTCTGAGGAGGAGAGCAAACAGCCCTGTTCATACAGGTTCGCCATATGAATCACCGCACCTTCCGGTTCCAAATGGGAGTATTAACTCCAATTTTGTGAGAAACACTGGTGATGTTAGTCCAAGGATTCCAGGTGTGCCTGTATACGATCGACTTCCAAACGCATGGCCTACACCCAATGGCAACATACCTTATAGAGTTGTTGGACATGATAGTCCTGTTGTTGTAGAAAACCCTTCTGCTCTTGTTCCTCGGCCAAATCCAAATACTACTCAGTATGTTCAGCCTTTCTTTGCCCCAGAATCAGTCCAGCAGCAACCAGGTGTTCCATTGATTGAGATTTATCCTGAAAGAGCATGTGCTGGGCCCATGCTATCATCGCTTGATGGTAGAGTAGCTGTTCCTGCATTACCCCTCACTGATCAATTGTCCACACTGGACATTAACACAACAAAGAAACCTGAAGGACCAGAGGATGAAAGGCATATACAAAATGTGACTGGAACAAAACCTTCACATGCTGTGAGTGACCCTAGTACCTTGGTCCACCATGTTGGAGTTGCACATGAAGTTGATCTCAAACAGGGGAAACCCACAGAGCATGAAGCCAGCATGACTAAAGTACATGAATCTGGGGCTATAGCAATGCAGGAATGTGGGGATATATCAGAGGACAGGTTGAATTTTCTTCCGGAGTTGGTTGCTTCTGTTAAAAAGGCTGCATTGGAAGAAGCTGAGAAGCCAGCAGAGGCTCAACCAGATGCTCGCCCTGCTGTTTCACCTATTTGTGATGATGACAATGATGGAAAGAAGTTTGATGAGGTAACTACTGGTGTATGAAATACTTGAACAAACACATTAAGCACTAAGGTACCTAATTCGTTCCTTCAAatcctttctctctctgcagATTGCTGATGGAGATCAGGACTCTGATGTGCATGGAAGCGGTGACCAGCACAAAAGTTCTGGAATCGAAGCTACAACCGCAGAAGCTGAAGCTTTGTCCAAGGGACTACAGGTCTTTTACTGATCTCTTGATTTGTAGTACTCTTTGATTTTAGCTTATGTCCTACTTATACACATTGATGGACCATGCAGACTATAAAAAATGATGATCTGGAGGAAATCAGAGAGCTGGGTTCAGGTACTTATGGGGCAGTCTTTCATGGTAAATGGAGGGGATGTGATGTTGCCATCAAAAGAATAAAAGCGAGTTGCTTTGCTGGAAGGCCATCCGAGAGAGAGCGTTTGGTATGTGTTATTCCCTTGTTAGTTCGTCAACTTAAGGATTGGTAACGCAGCAAAATTCTTCTGAACTGTTTCGTGGTCAAAATCTCTGCCCATACTTCGTCTAATACTGAGGTTACTCTTTCATGTTTCATTTTATATGGTGAATAAGTTTATTTTCCGAGTAAAATAGTAGTGGAGGCCTTGACTGTATAATATGCACAGAGTTATATGCATGAAAAAAAGGAGAATAATATGAGCATTTTGCCATAGATAGCTGTTATAGATTTGTGAATGATCCAGCTTCATAAAGGGAGAAACAAActtgatctctctctccctctctcaaCATGATTGTAATGATACATATGTTCACAACTTAAAGTAAAGTTACTTGGTTACTCACACTTTATGTGGACAATGCCTCAAGTTCTGATTTATCGGATCTTGCAGATAGCGGATTTCTGGAAAGAAGCTCAGATACTGAGCTCGCTTCATCATCCAAATGTGGTTTCGTTTTATGGTGTAGTTCGTGATGGTCCTGATGGAAGCTTAGCAACTGTCACCGAGTTTATGATCAATGGGTCCCTCAAACAGTTCTTGAGGAAAAAGGACAGGTATTTCTTGTTTAACCAATGGACAGTTTGATTTCTCATCTTCCAATATCCATATTCTAATATATAGGAACTGAGCAGGACAATTGATCGCCGCAAAAGAGTTATATTAGCCATGGATGCTGCATTTGGCATGGAATATTTGCATGGGAAGAATATTGTCCATTTTGATCTCAAGTGTGAGAACTTACTGGTGAACATGAGGGATCCACAACGACCAATCTGCAAGGTTTGATCCCCACTTGCTCCCCTTGTTATCTCTTTTTcaacatttcttttttcaaatctCACTGGCAGTTGTTCACGTTTGCTCGTATTTCTAAATCAGATTGGTGATCTCGGGCTATCAAAGGTGAAGCAGCATACTCTGGTGTCTGGTGGTGTTAGAGGAACCTTGCCATGGATGGCGCCAGAGCTTTTGAGTGGGAAAAGCAATATGGTGTCAGACAAGGTAATAATGCTTGGTCTATAAGTACCTTTTAGACATTACAAGCTGTTCAATCTGTAAACAGTTTATAGTGTTTTATCTTCCAGTTAAAAGTCAATTGACTTTATTTTGTAGATTGATGTCTACTCATTTGGTATTGTGATGTGGGAGCTACTTACTGGCGATGAGCCATATTCTGATATGCGTGCTGCTGAAATTATTGGTAATGTCCAAAGGTTTCTATAGAAATTATGTTGATTAATATGCTTCAATTTCTGATGATACTGTCCTATTTATTTTTGGTGCATATGTATCAGTTCTCATAACTTTTATGCTTCCGTACTTTCAAAAAGATACTTGTTGGAAGGTTTTCTTCCTTTTAGAATCTCTTTGTATGTctttgtgcaaatttgaaaagCCTTTTTTGTGGGAAACCTTGAAAGGCGTTGAAGGCTGAGCTGATGTAAAATGGTCAGATGTAAAACCTAGGACGTTTGAAATGATAAATACTATACATATTACTTACTAACATTATGCAGTTAAAGAAACCAGATGCAGGTAACTCTGTAACTGGTGTTGCATTTGCATGCATTATATTGCCCTACTGATGTAGTAACTGCAGTTTAAATATCCATGTTTCACTAGCTAATAAAACCACCTATCTGAAGGGAAAGTTTCACAACTTTAACCCCTGTGATAGGATAAAATTGGAGGAATTGTTGCTTGGAAGGGTCAGTGAAAGAAAATAATGACTCTGCTATCACCCTACATGTGATGTGCTATGTTTAGTACAGTTTATTGCAAAGAGAGGATATCGCTTGTGCTTATCAATATTAGTCATGCACCTGTAGAATGCTATTGAATTGTGAGGTTCCATCCTGTGGATTTAATTATCATGCCATTTTGTAGGGGGCATTGTGAACAATTCCCTTCGTCCTCAGATTCCTTCCTGGTGCGATCCTGAATGGAAATCTTTGATGGAAGGTAGTTGGGCTGGTGAACCAGCTGAAAGACCATCCTTCACTGAAATATCTCAGAGGTTGAGGAAAATGGCCGCAGCAATGAACGTGAAGTAAAGGCTCAAGTCATTAGAGCCACAGGAAAAGGATTGTAAAGATTCCCACGTCTAGTTCCCTAACAAGAGGAAGGCAGACTCAGGAATATATGTTACACAAGTGTCTTGGCAGTGTCTCGGTTTATCTTAGTTCAAATGATAATTTATGAAGGCCTTCCATAGTTCCatgccagaaaaaaaatcgtggAAGTTCTAAAGCATGTTTGATGTAAGTGGGTGGTTGTTTCCCCCTGTTCCTTAGataaaatttcaaattgttCTGGCAAAATTGATTTTTCCATTCTTCCTGTTTGCAGGGACAAATTTATCGAGTCGTCAGCTGCCAATGCCTTCCGTATGATATATAGTGCATCTATCCATTCCTCAAGATGGGAACTGTTGAGTTGTAATGTAAATAAATTTTGGCTCGCTCAATCCAGCTGGCACATGATAGATGTGCGCAGTTACTAGACACTGTTCAAAGTTGGACACAGTTATCTTTTTTTCATACAATTGTGTCCTGAGAAAAGACGGAACAAACTCGAACCGAGATATCCTTATTCAGATTGTACATAGTTTAAGAATAAGATTTTCACGTTGCTTCGAAAATGGTCTTTcctgtatatatcatcagttcCATCTCTGCCATAATGCCACTGATCTCGgtccttgattttttttgtcctatGTCAATCTGTTTGAATGTCACTTTGAACTTGAAGAACAATAAGGCCCATCAGAGCATCAGAACCTAGTGTTCTAATATCATCCTTGCCAAATATGCGTTGTGCTGAATCAATTCAGAAGATATTGAGACTGAACCCCACTTTTGTTTATGTGCTTATAATACTCCAAGATTATTTATCGAATGTGCTGTTTAGGTTGCTCTGCTCCCAAGATTTTTATAGTTGTATGCTTGCTGTCTCAGAACATTCAGAGATTCTCATTCTCTGGCCTTCGCTATACCTGCCTACTGTCTGCTTTTGTCTTCTTTGATCTGGAGCTCATTTTAGTACAGTTTCATGTCTAGCGATAGTTTTATCCATCTGGAGTTCATAACTGGTACCAAACCAAGATTACGAACACGAGATCTCTCTGCGCCATATTGAGAAAACCTGCCTCAGTCCACCATATTGGAAAGTGTAATTTGCATCTTTCTATTCTCAATTTTGCACTGAGATAGTACATTTTGACCTTGCCGACACTGACATTAACTTATGGCACACTGTTCCTTGCCACCTTATCTCTTGtaacttgcaagtacattggTATGTGAACTATTTTAGGACAAGCCTGGTTCCTGTGAGGCTGCTTTAGGGTAGGCTTGCAATGCTTTTTCTTCAGCACTGATTAGCCAAGCCAGCAAACACTTGTCAGTTGTCACAATTGCCCACCAAACCGCACAATTAGCCGCTGTTAGCATTATCTTAACACCAAACAGCACCCAAAGTCAAAACAACATAAACAATCGGGGCGATGGCCGCCATTTCATCGCCGCCGCTTTTTGATCTCTTCTGCGTGTTGCGTTGCGCCGTTGAGTCCACGGAGGAATTTCATGGAAGAACGGAATGATCTGTGCGATCTGTTTCCTGGGAGCTACATATGTGGTTTATGCGCGTAGGTGACAAGTCATAAGGCCCGGGACAGAGAGGAGAGAGTTGTGTTGTGTGTGGCACATCATTGACACATGGATTGAATGGTAGGTATGGCACAGCTTGGCTAGCTCCTTGTTGTTGAGACACAGCAGCAGGCTAGTCAGCTAGCTAGGGTTCTTGCTGCAGTATAATTGACTGGGGCATGCATCTGTTTTGATTGCAATCCATACTAATTCTATGGTTTCCACTGTGCTCATTTACTGTGATCATTTCTTCCAAGTTTGCTGAATGAACAATGTGAATGATGGATGCGTGCTTAGCTAGGGAAGTTGGGCTAAAACAGATTTTTGCTATTCCTGGGCTGACAAAAATGACAGCTCCAAACCTTACCATCACAATAATGTACTGTTTGGGTTTCTTGGTGCTAAAAATTGTCTTGGATTGCAGGGACTAGCGAGGCAAATTGTTGCGCTGTAAGCTCTATTTTTCTAGACCGTGCAGCTGTCTTTGTGCCCGCGGTTCCTTGTATCCTCCCTCGCCGAGAACACTGTTGCGGTCGACATGAAACAAAGCTCTCAGGCTTTCAGTCAACGAAAAAATGTACCCGGATGTTATGATATAACCTGTCATGGCTGTGGTTTTCATATCCTAGAACCAAGCTAGTTCCTAGAGGGTTGGGTGGTTGATACTTCTTGCCCAGTAAatgtagtacggagtagtaagAAAAATTAACTCCTGCTAGCTCTgttccaaaacaaaacaaaaaatggtaAATAATAATACAAATTCAGAATCAGTTAGTTCCAAGATTTCCTGTCCTCTGCGGTAACTTACAGTTAAAAAACAAAGCTGTGCTAAAACAATCTTATTTTTTCAAATGAGATGCATTGGAACCCCAACTTTGTGACCCTGAATTCCTGAATCCTGGCTGCTCGTTGTTCATTCAGTTCAGGCTCACAAAGCCTGGAATTTTGAATTGAATATCCAAGCTCTGTCTTGGCACCAGGCACTTGGTTGTATCCAACAAAACAGAATTTGACACAGCTGCAGGCTAGAGCCCTCAGTGACTCACtcttctccccttcccctGTGTTTGTGCTTCCAATCAATCCGGCAATGCAACGCCAACACGACGCGAATCTCCAGGCCAGAGGTTTCTCCAGCACGACAGCATGGTTTCATCACGACACTGCAGCTCAGCTAAGCTAAGCCGACCCAGACTTTTCACTGGCTAGCTAGGGTGGCAGCAACCATGGCTAGCTACTTATCTGAATTATTTGGGAGTACTTCGCAAAATTCCTAGCTTATGAGATACTGTAATAACAAAGATGCAACATTCCAAGCATGCAGGGCCTAAAGGATGTTGATCTGCAAACCTGAGCAGGATACTGGCAATGCACCAGAAATTCAAAGTCGTTCGTCAGTGACAAACCCTTTTTTGCTAACAGTACAGTATGCTTCCTTCGCTACCGGTCAAACGAAATAGTGTCATCTGTATAACATCATCGCTAAGCAATTGAGCATGCACCGAAGCGCTAATAAATTGCTTTCCCATGTTAGAATAAAGGGTCACCTTTTGCTGGTCAGATCGGCGACATGGGTCACTGTGTCAGCTGTCAGGACAGTGAAATCGAATCGCGGTACTGTCGAGTGTGCAGTGCAGGGGCTGGCTGCCTTTGCCATGCCCTTGTGCCATCATTTGCCAATGATATGAGCAGAATGGCATGGCAGGGAGCCCTAGCTTAGCTAGGGACAGGACAGATAGACGTTCGGCTCACAGCTTGACGTCCTGTCCAATCCCCCCCGGCTTGCTTGTCGGGGAAAACTAAAGGGCGTTGCTGCTTTCGACCGGTCTCCTAAGCGGCACAGGGCATGCAATGAGCCCCTCTTGGAGGCTGATGTGGAGAGACACCATTAGGGGAAAACTGTATCAGTTCTGGCAATAGGAATATATGATGGTGGTGGTAATAAAGTTGTGAGGCCTTGTTTGTcagggattttttttgttttagttCATCATCTATCTGTCGTTCGGGCGTGAACCCGAATGGCACCGGACGTTACTCGGTTGTGAATTGTCGTCCCAATGATCAAGGATAAATATCACGGGTGGAAGGGTTTTGTATTATCTCGGCCGTCCAAGCTCATGTTGTGTGGCGAAACCGTGTCAGCACGGCACGGGGTATATGTGTATATATTATAGTGCGAGAGAATGCGTATGTTTTGGATTCGATGGAATTTTTATGACTGGAGTTACATCATTGTGGATTTGAGGGTGGAAAAATCCTCCTCTTCATGTGGCACAATTTAGACCATGTTGATCACCTTTGGTTACTTTAACAACTGTAGCTTATTGTTAGCATGCACGCCTCATGTACTTTGCTTGCGTACAGCCTCTCTTAGGTCTAAGTACTATGCATGCATTCAAATGCTAGACTCCAATGAGGCTCATCAAAAGATATATATCCGGTTAATTCCCACTGCCTTTTTCCCCAACTTTTGCCCTTGTGCTcgtcttctttttcctcttgcGAAGATTTAAGACTGTGTCAAGTTGCTGATGACAGGCAagggccatgcatgcatgtatgggGAATATGACATTGGAGGAAATGACAAGCAGGAAAACCCCAAATGACTCCTCCAATCCCTTCTCCTTGCTGCCTTATGAAGGATGCATATTTAAAGCCATCCTGTGCTTTAGCGTTAACAAAGTCTATCATGTGGACTTGATCAGGATTAACTCCGATTGCCTTTTGAGGAAAAGGTGGTGGCTAACATTGCGGACATCTGCTAAATTTACCAATCGCCAACTTCTGTCCGAGTCGCTGAAAGTGGGGCCACCGATTCGCATGTTTGACTGTTTGGCTTAGCGCCTTCGTTAATCAGGACCCAACAAGACGGTcgattattaaaaaaatcatgtcgACGACCCGGAGAATTATTAAGGTCAATGTGTGAGAGTTCAATTTCGCGCCAACGTGATTACATACTAATTTAGTATGCTAATAATGTGACAAGCATAGTGGTAGCTAGCTTTTCCCATTAATTCCCCAACAGCTTCCTGTTTGGAGCTTCCTCCATGGTGCATAAATTAGGAGGTGGACCTTGGCCACTTGTCTAAACACTACTAGCAAGGGAGAGCTAAGCATTAGTTCAAAGAAAGGTCGTACTACATGGAATTGAACTCaatcagctagctagctagtcccTTAGATTAATTGTCATAGTAAATTAATTGAGTACTCAAATTAATTAGTACTAATTCTTAATTTATCCTGCTGTTCCTAAGCGAAATCCTCTTCACTTGGaggcatgtatatatatgtgggTTGTTGGGGATTTCTCTTTATATCGTTGTCCGATGATCAGATTAGTTAGTTAGAGTTGTTGGATATATGAGACTGTAAACTGATCTACCTGAATATTGATAGTTACCTGCATCGATCTAAACCTTGAAACTGAACAATTGTCAACTAtttcctcccttctctcctTTTATTCTTCGAGGCATCATAACACCATATACCTAGGCCGCTGCTGCCCGCTAGCTAGTACTACCCTCCAATAGGCAAACATGTAGCATTTGCATAGCTGAAGAGATTTTCCAAGGTAGTTAGGTGGTACAAGAGAAAACCAAAGAACTAGGTGCAGAGATGGTCAAACCAAAgaacatgtatatatgcatgcatatatatacatggaaTTGACTGTACTCTGTAAATGTTGGCAACATGCATGgccagatcgatcgatcgacagcTCCTCGATATCTCTACCCTTGTAGAAATTTCGGTGTGTCGTTGCATCGAAACTAGCTGAACCTTTACGAAGCAGCTAATTGCATGGATCCTTGTAGCATGCAACACGTATACAGAAGAAGACTCTTGATCAGAAAGCAGATCATGACGATGAGCTCCATTGTTGCATCGTATAcgtgtctgtctgtctgtctgagAAGTTTAATTATTTAAGTTACCGCAGATAAAAACACGCATGTAACGACTAGTACGGTTTAGCCCAGCGGCCGGCTGCTTGGAGCCCATCAGTTAATATAATTCTACTGACCATAACTATATAACTATAACTAGTCAATGCATGCGTCGTTCGAACAGATGGAGCAGTATATATAAATTAACTAGTAGTGAGCCAGAAGCGTCTTCAAACTGGGAATTGGAAGCCCTGAAAgtcgtccgcggcggcggttgtCCATCCAGCCCATGCATACAAGGTGCGACATCGCagtgcttctgctgctgctgcttatgtatgtatgtatgttaGGTCTGAATCTGAATGGCTTCCGGTATATATTACATGCATGGGATCAGTGGATCGAAGGAGCTAGAGAAGCCGCCGGCCAGGGTATGATGTATGTATAATTAGATGGATCTTGCAGGGAGGAAGGAATTCGTCAAATGGGGATATATATGCAATGCGGTCTCGGGACAGGAATAAATCTGGGGAAAGGTAGGCAGGCAGCGAGAGAAAAAAGGGCAGGGGGTGCATTGACGAGAGCCTCGTTTCCTCCATAGGGAAGTCGTCACACGCGCGCCAGACGTGGCTGGGATTGGTTGCGCGCGGCAGGGGTCGACAATCTTCTTCCCAGAAGCTGCTCTCGGCTCTCCCATGGATGCATGAATCTTCCCCTCTCTTGCTCCGAGTATGCAAAACCAATCATCGTCAACTCACTAAGTCGGTAAAAGGCAGTAGTATAAGTTTAGATGTCGCGTCAATAAGTTGCAAAACTATAAAATGACATGACAATCTATTCAAGGGTTTGCAGTTGGACCGTCTGACCATACGGTTTCGATCCATATATATGATTGACGTACTCATGGGGCACGTAGTTTTTCCTTTCCAATTATCATACATTTTGGTGCATGACAGGAAAAATGCGTACACTACTCTGCCTATCAAAATCATTTTGGTAGCAATCTAGAGAGAAGACTAGAGACTTTGTTTCAGAAACCAAATTTGTGAAATGGTGGGGCGCCACTCCAAGATAACCTTATCGCTCCCTCTCTGGTGTATATGTACTCTCCTCTCTACACGACGATAGATAGCAACCGCTTTGAGTTTGCTCTGATGGGCTTCAGACGCCTCCGCTGTAAGCTACGGCCATGCATGTAGATCTCTGCCTTCTCTCCTTCTCGAGTTTTAAGCCCACCGACTCTACTTAAACCGCGGGATTTCACTTCTTGGGAAGCTGTAATCCTTGATACTTACTTGTATTTTAAAATCGATGTGCAATTCTAATAGGTACAGAGATTAGGAGAATGAGTTACCTCCCGCCGTCCTAGCTATATAAAACTGACACTATTTCGCGAGAAATAACAATTACAACAAGCCGTACTCGGTCAGATGTGTTGAAATAAATTGACTAATATCTTTTCATTAGTTCGAATTTTTGGTTGGGTTAGCCGGTCCATACAATTCAGTAGGCTGTGTGCATGGATTGATGCAGAAACCGGTGAGCTTCCCCTTTTtccaagaaaaataataataatataggACACACTCACCCGTGCCGCAGAGTTTCGTCGGCACAGAAGATCGCGGCAAGTGCATGGTAGCCGGGACCGGAGGCCCCGTTGTCCCTGTAGAACCAACCGTCACATCACAACACAAGGCAGCAGCACCACACTACACACTCCCGTCTTGCCCGGGTTTCTCTCCCGGTGTCCGGTGCCCCCTTCTCCAAACTCCAAGTAGTCCCGGCCGGCTATAAAGCTACCCACATCACCTTCCTGCTCTCTTCCCATCTCTACCCGGCCCTCACACAACTAGCTAGTCTCACAATTTAAGCTCCATTATCCCTGCC includes:
- the LOC100834932 gene encoding uncharacterized protein LOC100834932, with the translated sequence MAPPAATATAAGGGGSGNAAEADGAPRMAKFLCSFGGSILPRPLDGRLRYVGGDTRIVMLPRDIPYADLAARMRELYEEADIIKYQQPDEDLDALVSVVNDDDVVNMMEEYDKLIAAGEGFTRLRVFLFSQHLDDEAASVAVHYHGDERETERRYVDALNSLGDMRSPSSPVSVEQLFGIGGNDSGIPDSLRHLNVPRPSHSQRYGDMDSPWSPAYISPGQYGVHDPRDFPVSPSSARFQVGAEDFDERIPDDFVRHSPKYRHYEAQSPPHVDNLVWLPPGAVVQQNAGFPGNLGRSGSFLDANSVYDISRSPFQKGQGSVSDPRYVDPRWRPVQQQHFDQSGMTNEYSAAHPANNARPDFGRPGEQYVVPQDVRLENGVYVKEQTGGHPPVFYTESHSHDRAWHAHPNQSHQRYEDPRLNLPGNGRVMEPYIDSNSANSAFTTGKVYEMHSASHSRSSHESPHYYHGSGEHINDAYHNQQVVSSGSYVQTSGFDESTGQHYSHSSTYGADSFYQMQQNLPPLQSLRRRANSPVHTGSPYESPHLPVPNGSINSNFVRNTGDVSPRIPGVPVYDRLPNAWPTPNGNIPYRVVGHDSPVVVENPSALVPRPNPNTTQYVQPFFAPESVQQQPGVPLIEIYPERACAGPMLSSLDGRVAVPALPLTDQLSTLDINTTKKPEGPEDERHIQNVTGTKPSHAVSDPSTLVHHVGVAHEVDLKQGKPTEHEASMTKVHESGAIAMQECGDISEDRLNFLPELVASVKKAALEEAEKPAEAQPDARPAVSPICDDDNDGKKFDEIADGDQDSDVHGSGDQHKSSGIEATTAEAEALSKGLQTIKNDDLEEIRELGSGTYGAVFHGKWRGCDVAIKRIKASCFAGRPSERERLIADFWKEAQILSSLHHPNVVSFYGVVRDGPDGSLATVTEFMINGSLKQFLRKKDRTIDRRKRVILAMDAAFGMEYLHGKNIVHFDLKCENLLVNMRDPQRPICKIGDLGLSKVKQHTLVSGGVRGTLPWMAPELLSGKSNMVSDKIDVYSFGIVMWELLTGDEPYSDMRAAEIIGGIVNNSLRPQIPSWCDPEWKSLMEGSWAGEPAERPSFTEISQRLRKMAAAMNVK